TAGAGAACCGGGCACCGCTCTGGACTGCATCCCACATCCAGCAGCAATAGCAGAAAAAGGGGAGCCCAACAGGCCACAAAAACTCCCAGTACTATCACTACCGTGCGCAGAAGTGCGAGCGAGCGGTCCGATGGCCGGGAACTCACTCTACGCCCGCTGGATGTCACTAGCAGGTAGATGCGCACGTATAACACCACGATTGCCGCTAGAAGGGCTGTGAAGACACTGATGCAGAAGGCTATGTAGCTTTTGTCGTACAGTGGTAGGATAGTGGAGCAAGTGGGATATCGGTCCAAACAGTTCCAGCCGAGACTAGGCAAGGCGCTCAGCAGGACCGAAACAGCCCAGCAGGCTCCCAGGAGAACTAGCAACCTCCCCCTTCCTGCGGTCTCACACGGCCGTAGACGAACCATTGTCATGTGGCGCTCAATCCCAATAGCGAGCAAGCTGAAGGTCGAAGCACTAAGTGCCACAAACATGCTCCCCTCTCGCAGCAGCCACTGGCCAGGACTGAGGAAAAAAGTATTGCGGCCAGAGGTGAAGATGTTAACCACGTATGCCACGCCAGCTAACAAGTCCGAAAGTGCCAGATTGCCGATGAGAAAGTACATGCGGCTGTGGAAACGCTTGTTGCGCCATAGTGCCAGTAGTACAGTGATGTTCTCCAACACGATCAGAGCACAGATGCAAATGAGGAAGGCTGTCTTGTATGTACCGGTGCTTTTTGGCCTTCCCCACTTGCCCGAGTGGTTGTAATggtttactataataaaattcATTCCAGGTTCAAACTCGTCATCCATTTTCCACACAGTCCCCGTGACCACTTTTGAACAGGAGATGGCGTCTATGAGCACCTTCCAGTGAGAAAGTTTGGAAAGGACTCCACCACTTCACACATTATGATTCCTGATAACAaatagaaacaaaaacaaaccaaagaACATATTATCTGACTTGACAGCAGTTAGTAAGAAGTGGAAATGTGGTTTAACATGCCTACGCAAAATGTTTTTAGAATAGTACGATTGTTTTAGCTAGTTTAATCTCGTCTAAGGTAATTTAAGATGGTCTAAGCAGCATGAAACCAGCCAGCAGACCAGTTTGGGAGACTGGCAAGTAGTTTTAGGCTATTTTAAGATGCTTTTATAGCAAAGGTATGCTGGATTGTATCACACAAACAGTTCTGAATCTGAAGGAAACAGCTTGTGAAGGTGTAGAAATGTTCAGgtaatgtttttgtgccaaTACTGCAATGTATTAggtcatatttaaaataataaaataaaattatctatcgatctatcttATGTAGCCTATTATCAGTGactattttgcaataattgtgtttttatttattggatTAACTTATTGAAACTTTATCACCTCAGAAGTTAACATGGCATGCAGACACAATACCGTATAGTGACTTCCACTTGAATTATAATGAGACTAGCTTTAGGCTATTGTATCACATTTGGTGTgatcagttgttgttgtttttctttgatGTAATAAGTAGAATATATCGAAAATAACGATATAGACTGAATTAAAGCGGACTAATTTAcgaaaatacaaaaacatacatgTTAACAGTTAGTTTTAAGTCGTTCGGTGACTTGGCTTTAGTCCCTAATGTCTTAGGGACTAAAAgacaaagtaaataaataaaaatgttttacagtgaCTTGTCGGAAAATTATAACCATGGTAATATTTTGTACAGGTaacgaaataaaaaaaatccgtacagttctgtgtgtgtgaattagAATAGCCTACTAAAACAGTTTTTCTTTATAAGATTATAGGTAATGAGACAGACTTACCAGTTATTTATCTCGAGAGATGCACCTACATCTTGGGTTACTGGTTAATAAATAAACCTTTAAAAGTTTTAGGAGATGAAAACCTTCCAACATGTAGGCTACTCAACGAATCGTTTATCCTTGAAGCACTTTTCCCAAACGATTTGCATCCGGCTTTTTAACTATATCCAAGTTTTTGGACTTGTCAgattattaatgaaaataattcacCTGTGAGTTCTCATCCTAAACTCCAAATTACGCTCCTTTCCTCAACATTCCCTCACATTCTGGGCGGGAACTCGACAACACTTCGGGTTTCTTACAGGCAGCGAGCGAACGTTCCGTCGTCTGTGTTTGGATGGTTCTGAATTTGAGTTTGTTTGGAAAGGGCGCGCGCGCTAATATTTCAGACCGTGATGATGAAGCGCGCACGTGCTCGAGCATCCTCTGATGTCTGTGCTATTCCTATGTCATTAAACTGGCATCCTACACAACTGAGGGAAATTACTAGGTTAAGTCACGCAGAGTGACCTAACCTCGTACAAGTCATCATAATGATGACCTCTGGCACTTGACTTATTACAGAAGTGTTTTACAAGACATGCAAGCAGGAGAGAAGGTGAAAGAGTGCGAAAATACCAGTTTTGGCCATTGAAATATACTTGCAGTAGACTGCATTTTGATGGTTTAGCCAGTGTGAATGAAGTTGATCTGGACAATATGAATGTCTGTATATGAAAGGGTTGATCATGACTAATGATCATTGTTCATTATGGCACtgatcataaaaatgtaatttcatcatttacttCACATtgttatgattttctttctgaatTTTACTggcctttttatttaattctgaCTAATGTGGATTCGAATGTCATAAAAGTAATACATTCGAGTCTGAGAtctgtatgtgaccctggaccacaaaaccagtcttaagtcgctggggtatatttgtagcaatagcctaaaatacattgtatgggtcaaaatgatccatttttattttatgctaaaaatcattaggatattaagtaaagatcatgttccatgaagatattttgtaaatttcttaccgtaaatatatcaaaacttattttttgattagtaatatgtattgctaagaacttcatttggacaactttaaaggtgattttctcaatattttgattttttttttaacaccctcagattccagattttcaaatagttgcatctcagctaaatattgtcctattctaacaaaccatacatcaatggaaagcttatttattcagctttcagatgttgtataaatctcaatttcgaaaattgacacttaagactggttttttggtccagggtcacacacattCTTCTCAAATCATTATTAGCGTATTGTTAGCATTGCCTGTTTGTGAACGAATCAGATCTTTTCAATAAATAGTGTGTTCCAGTCGATTCATTCATTAATACTTACTGCTTCAGTGATTCTTAAGAACTGATACTTTTTTTGACTTTgcatcctttttgaagcttgaaactTACTTCAGTCCCCATTCATTTTAACTGCATGGAAAAAGTTTCTTcagaaatttgtattttgtgttccacatcCAAAAGAAAGAATGTCATTCGAGGTTTGAACgtcatgaggttgagtaaatgatggcagaatttcacttctgggtgaactattcctttaatgggGCATCCAAAATAACCCAAAGTACGTGACGGATTGTATTTTTTGCCTGAACACATTTCCCCTGATGGCAAGCCAAGGCCCACAACATTTCCACTTACAACATCTCATATCCATTCTTTGatcaaacattgtttttcaTGGTAAAATGGGAAATGCCATTTATTCCCTCCCCTTCGGGGCGACAGGTCATCACTCTCCCAGAGCCTTGACCCACTCAAGACgcacattcaaaacaaaaacaatttatgtCTGGTTTCATATGTGACATGGTTGGCCTAAAGTTAGACCTTGGCTTTAAATAGCCATGCACTCTGCTCAgtgattattaaatataaaaaacatcaaAGTTGCTTCTAGAATGTGAGCGTTTCTTGCACACCCCCTTTCCAAATTTGTTCTCCCTTGCTGTGCACAAACCCGACTTCACATTCTCACAGTATTCCCAGAAGACGGTGTCCAATCTAGCACTCCAGCCTGGGGATGGTGCATGGGCAAAGGAATGTTTGGGGAGGGGGGTGCTGCATGGACCACTATCACGTTCTCTTGGTTCTGATCTCCCCCTCTTTACTCAGTCCAATCATATGGAAAATCTCAAGCTGGGTGAAGGAAATGTGGTGGCTACATGAAGATTTTTTAAGAAGAGGGGGTTTGCAGCGATggcatagaagaaccatttttggttcctcaaagagtgaacagttcttaaaaaaaaaaatttcttagcatgaagaacattttaataacctgaagaacatttttcgactacaaaaaaacatttatgcacAATAAAGGTTCTATGAATGTTAATGTTCTTCACAGAACTATCCATACCAGTAAAGAAGCTTTGCTGCAATGGAAATGTTCCATGAATTTTGAAGGTTCTTCAGGGAACCACAGATGCcagtaaagaaccttttgtgcaatggctGTTAAAGGTTCTTAATAGAAGCCaataaaacctttatttttaaaaatgtaggtgCCATTAATAAGACACCCAAGACGTTGTTATGGCCGCTGTGCCTACTTCCTCATTTTGTTTAACTTGGACTTTGTGAAAAGGAGATGCCGTAGACGCAAAGCCCCTTGCGATTTCTCTTCCGAGTAATCAGCCAGTCATTTTCGAGGTATGTTTTTAATAGCAACATGTGCTAGATTTATTGTGCTGGTGTTTGGTATGCTTATGGGTACTGCTGTGAGTCAAGGCTTCCTGACACGGAACTTAGTGGTGAGTTGGCTGGTTTGGAATGCTAAATTCAGTGGGAACTCAAGGGGTATGTGTTTATGAGTgtaggaaaaagaaaaatctcttGGGCCTTCACCTTTCTGCCCTGGCCCATGCCTCCATCCTAACTGCCCTGAGCCCATACCCATACGCCTCCAATCCCTCGTGCTCAGACACCAAACATCTGGCTTTTGCTTATACAGTAACTTACCACATTTTACTAGTTCCCATCAATAAAAGCTTCCTTTTCCATTAGCTGCACATCCACGCTACATCAGAACACAACGGCCTGTTCTCAcattcacatgatccttcagggATCCAAGAATGTCTTCTAAAAGTCCTGTTTGTATAGCAATCACAGTCCTCTCAGACAGATATCTTCTGATATGGGCTTTTCCCATTGTCTCTTATCAACTGGCGTTTGGGGCATTTATAGTCCAAATGTGTTGCTCTCCAAGTATACTCTTGACATTTGTTGTACCTCCTTCAGGTCTTTTTGGCTTGTAGTTTaactgcttttcttttaaaatcatgAGACATTTGTGATCGGACTATTTGTGGATTGCCGAAGAAGGATGCACACATTCATCTGTCAGATTCCAATGAAACTTCCAActcaaaaattataataattataaagaaatatttaacctTTTATAATTGAGGTACACAACTATTAAGGTAAAATATTTCAGTGCTGCCAATTTATCACCTTAATTGGCAAAATCCAAGGTTTGAAtccaaaatgattcatttatgcAGTTAGCTTATGTGAGATTAGTTAGTTTTGCAAAATGTTGAAAGAAGTTGCACatagaaattaatttattataaaccaGAGTTATtaaagttaactaaaactaaaaccataaaaacattttcgttacttaaaattaactgaaataaaatcaaatgttaaaaaaaaatctattttaactAGATgctaaggcaacatttctcattttcatttagctgAAGTACCAAAAAAGTAAATAAgcttaaactaaaactaataaataaaaatgaacagacattaaaaaaactaataaaatgatgagaaaacacaacaaaatcactaaaactaCTAAATGAGAGTGAACacagaaaatatacaaatctaatttgaaatattaacaaaaattataatagttTAGGTTTCTAACAATCATAATGGTAATGATCATATATAGCCTTATATATGTAATTTACAAGGGGAACATATTAACTACATGAATTTATTTGGCTTGAGCTCACTCTGTTAAGCACTAAATAAACTTCTGCCCTTTGCTGTTGAAAATAACTTGTGCAAAACTTGGATGGCCGTCATGTAAACAAGCCTAGCACTTTGAATCCACTCGGTACTTTCAGGACAGGCTGGGAATGCTTTCCTAATCCAAATGCTTGAGGGTGGGGATGGGGACATTGGTGCCTTTTTAGATGTGTCCGTTTCATGTTAGATGTTAAGTGCATAGAAAGAGGTCATCTATCATATCAAACCGTCTCTGTCCTCATGGATTGGACCAAACCATTCATCTTCTCTGGAATTCAAGAAATATGCATTTTGGCTCCATATGTCCAAACAAAACTTATTCTATGTTTAGCGATGGTGTACGAGGTCAAACGAAGACTCCCTTAAGGGTCTCATGGAAGGCTGGAGTGAATCTGAATGTGTGTTATTTTGTCTACCCAGAATCAACTCTCTATAACTTCTGGACCAGTATGTCTTCAAACAGCCTGAGAACATCTTAAAGAAGAAGGTCCAGTCACCATCCAGTCCTTAACACATCACCACATTCTCAACAGTTCTTGACACTGTTTTAAGTGAAGGAGACATTCCGAGATATGTTATTATTCAACTCCCTCTTTCATTTGATAATGCGCAAATTTAAAGCTTGCATAGGACCATGCTAGGatgcatttaataaataagTGAATTTCTGATGAAGTGATCAGTGTGAAAATAATGAGagatatatattaatatataatatttactatatcATAGCCCTATACCAGTTGAGCTACAGGACATATTAtattgaatattatattatttgtcaCTTTATTTGcatagctttattttatttttatttttttaaaagttcaaaACCCAAAAGACGGTTACACAAGAAGAATCttagttgttttttctttttaccaaaaaataaaacctttgaAATGTTTTGTGTAATTATTTGTAACGTATCCTCTCATTAATATTTCTGCACCAGGCAAATTCAGTGTCACTGTTGTTTAGAGGATGAATAGAGGGACTGACTGTGGTCTTCTACCAGTCAGACCCGACATAAAGAGTGGAGATAGAGATCTGCAGAGGTAGCACGTGCCCTGTTGACCTTCTCACCACATCCAATGAAGATCAGGACTGACTAACTATTGAACCAACCTTCCCAAAGCTCCATGGCTCCATGACTGTGCCTCACTAACTAAAGTgctaaaaacaacatttcacGCTGTATTACCCTCAATAACTCTAAAATCCCGTCACTAGAGAACAACGCCAGATAGTAAATCCTTATTACCCAAATAAGTGTTCTCTTTCATGTTACTGCAGTTCAGTGCTTTTTAGCTTCATAAAAAAGGACATAAGATATTCTATAGCGATGATACCATAATTATAACAGATTTTCCAATCTTGATATTTCCCTTAAACTGCTTATTACTGAAATGCCACAGATAGTCAGATTACGATCACTATTAGTACTGCTCATAATGTGTGTACAGGTTTCAGAACTGaagaaattaatattacatttgaaatgttgAGAAAAAGCTTGATCGACAGGTGATCATAATGCAGAATCTGCCAttttgtccgacaaacaaaccagataggagagtagattaacgtcGGTGAgtttgaacttgaaaaatagcGTGTATTCATGTTTTTCCacggttgaaataaaatactttctgatgttcattcatgtttattttgtgctataactagtaaTGAACAAGAGATGATCAGTTCACATGttgcttgaactgaggcgctacagcaATCTGTTATGACACATTAAAGTGCCACAAAcctgtatttattgtttgaatttct
The sequence above is a segment of the Onychostoma macrolepis isolate SWU-2019 chromosome 22, ASM1243209v1, whole genome shotgun sequence genome. Coding sequences within it:
- the s1pr3a gene encoding sphingosine 1-phosphate receptor 3a, which translates into the protein MDDEFEPGMNFIIVNHYNHSGKWGRPKSTGTYKTAFLICICALIVLENITVLLALWRNKRFHSRMYFLIGNLALSDLLAGVAYVVNIFTSGRNTFFLSPGQWLLREGSMFVALSASTFSLLAIGIERHMTMVRLRPCETAGRGRLLVLLGACWAVSVLLSALPSLGWNCLDRYPTCSTILPLYDKSYIAFCISVFTALLAAIVVLYVRIYLLVTSSGRRVSSRPSDRSLALLRTVVIVLGVFVACWAPLFLLLLLDVGCSPERCPVLYKVDWFIALAVLNSALNPLIYTFSSREMRAAFIRVLCCCCCPAQLDSIPTVAGAALPGTVIPTAENSKSSMAGGASGAAKSSLMRGKVPIPSNSHHQHGDTSPPAVTHPSGPGDLLSAVLVKAGALPSLGKF